A region of Vitis riparia cultivar Riparia Gloire de Montpellier isolate 1030 chromosome 12, EGFV_Vit.rip_1.0, whole genome shotgun sequence DNA encodes the following proteins:
- the LOC117925832 gene encoding 2-alkenal reductase (NADP(+)-dependent)-like has protein sequence MTGLEGVGGCGGENSTVVESREWVMSAYAAEGVPTSDHLKLRTTKLSLDADSIPDGHVAVELLWISVDPYLRTRMTGHDDGLYFSQFALNEVITAFGVGRVILSKNGKFSTGDIVVNPFFPFAEYCIAPPTFLRVIDPTAGIELPAYLSSLGVPGFAAWVGIEVLGNPKPGSNVFISAAAGGVGIFAGQLAKLKGCRVVGSTGTDEKVKLLKEEFGYDEAFNYNKETDFDAALSKYFPNGIDLYLDNVGGKMLEAVLNHVNLHARIPICGMISQYNQIWTEREGVRNLLNMVGKEVRMEGYLVGSYLDRFDDFTKEMETYTKEGKLRSKHKIYCGMESFIESLGSMFTSSNIGKVVIQVKP, from the exons ATGACTGGCCTCGAAGGTGTCGGCGGTTGTGGTGGTGAGAACTCGACCGTGGTGGAGTCACGGGAATGGGTAATGTCAGCCTACGCCGCCGAAGGAGTGCCGACGTCCGATCACCTCAAACTCCGCACCACAAAACTATCGCTCGACGCCGACTCTATCCCCGACGGTCACGTGGCCGTCGAACTCCTTTGGATTTCCGTCGACCCGTATCTCCGAACAAGAATGACCGGTCACGACGACGGGCTCTACTTTTCCCAATTTGCCCTTAACGAG GTGATAACGGCATTTGGAGTCGGGAGGGTAATTCTGTCAAAAAATGGTAAATTTTCCACGGGTGATATCGTGGTGAACCCTTTCTTCCCATTCGCGGAGTACTGCATCGCACCGCCTACCTTTCTGCGAGTGATTGATCCAACGGCCGGGATTGAACTTCCGGCTTATCTCAGCTCTCTTG GGGTTCCTGGGTTTGCAGCATGGGTGGGAATTGAGGTGCTTGGGAACCCTAAGCCGGGATCCAACGTATTCATCTCGGCGGCCGCCGGTGGCGTCGGAATATTCGCCGGGCAGTTGGCTAAACTCAAAGGCTGTAGAGTCGTGGGCAGTACCGGGACCGATGAAAAG GTGAAACTATTGAAAGAGGAGTTTGGATATGATGAGGCATTCAACTACAACAAAGAAACAGATTTTGATGCTGCTTTAAGCAA GTATTTCCCTAATGGTATCGATCTGTACCTTGATAATGTTGGTGGTAAGATGCTTGAGGCAGTCCTCAACCATGTGAATCTCCATGCCCGGATACCAATCTGTGGAATGATATCTCAATATAATCAG ATTTGGACAGAAAGAGAAGGGGTCAGGAATCTACTGAATATGGTGGGAAAGGAAGTGAGAATGGAAGGGTATTTGGTGGGTTCATATCTGGATCGGTTTGACGATTTTACAAAGGAGATGGAGACCTACACAAAAGAAGGGAAACTAAGATCCAAACACAAAATCTACTGTGGGATGGAGAGCTTCATTGAGAGCTTGGGATCAATGTTCACTAGCTCTAACATTGGAAAAGTAGTCATTCAAGTTAAGCCATGA